In Camelus bactrianus isolate YW-2024 breed Bactrian camel chromosome 10, ASM4877302v1, whole genome shotgun sequence, a genomic segment contains:
- the RHOG gene encoding rho-related GTP-binding protein RhoG: MQSIKCVVVGDGAVGKTCLLICYTTNAFPKEYIPTVFDNYSAQSAVDGRTVNLNLWDTAGQEEYDRLRTLSYPQTNVFVICFSIASPPSYENVRHKWHPEVCHHCPDVPILLVGTKKDLRSQPDTLRRLKEQGQAPITPQQGQALAKQIHAVRYLECSALQQDGVKEVFAEAVRAVLNPTPVKRGRSCVLL; this comes from the coding sequence ATGCAGAGCATCAAGTGTGTGGTGGTGGGCGATGGGGCTGTGGGCAAGACGTGCCTGCTCATCTGCTACACAACAAATGCCTTCCCCAAGGAGTACATCCCCACAGTGTTCGACAATTACAGCGCCCAGAGTGCAGTTGACGGGCGCACGGTGAACCTGAACCTGTGGGACACAGCGGGCCAGGAGGAGTACGACCGCCTCCGCACACTCTCCTACCCTCAGACCAACGTCTTCGTCATCTGCTTCTCCATTGCCAGTCCGCCCTCCTATGAGAATGTGCGGCACAAGTGGCATCCAGAGGTGTGCCATCACTGCCCCGACGTGCCCATCCTCCTGGTGGGCACCAAGAAGGACCTGAGATCCCAGCCTGACACCCTCCGGCGCCTCAAGGAGCAGGGCCAGGCGCCCATCACACCGCAGCAGGGCCAGGCGCTGGCCAAGCAGATCCACGCTGTGCGCTACCTCGAGTGCTCGGCCCTGCAGCAGGACGGCGTCAAGGAAGTGTTTGCGGAGGCTGTCCGGGCTGTGCTCAACCCCACGCCAGTCAAGCGTGGGCGGTCCTGCGTCCTCTTGTGA